The genomic region AAAACCTATGTATTCGTTTTTTGAGGTGGTTTTAGAATCACCCTGTTCCAAAACGTCAAAGGCACAGACTGAAATCATGGCGAGGTAATTCAAACGGAATGTCTGCGATGTCTTTGTAATTCATGCCACCCAACAGTCCATCACGACTGGCCGGGGAAACGCATCTCCGCTGTTTCCGCTCGGCTCGTGAGATAAGTCGCCGCCGCCGATGGAAAGGACcccatcttgattttataacccgCAGGAAACTGAAAAGTCATTAGCAGTAAAGATGAATATGTGCTTATCCTGCCTCCCCATGCAGTGTGCCTGAGATGTTATTATCTTTTATCATGGCGACGGCACAACGGCGTCGGTCGCTGAGGTAGCATCATCACAAACGAGTTATTAAGATTAAGGACGAGATTATGGCTGGGAAAGCAATGATGTCATGGCATTGCCCAAAGATCATTTAGCAATTTGGAAGCAGCCAAACAGATTGATCTGATGCCTCCAGGGACAGAATAGGCCTGGTTGGATTTGCAAAAGTTCTATGATAGTGTAGTGACGTAAAAACAAAGTTGATCATAATTGATATTAAAATCAAATTGAACTGCTGATGTTACGATGACTTCAGAGGTTGCCATGACATGCTGTGATGTATTAACCAACATTATGACCAGCCTGAGGACAACATGAATGCTCAGTGCattgaaaaattaaaaatataattccATCCATTTTACGTTAGTGTCATTTGAATTTGTCTGGAAAGCATCACTAAGATTGACAGCTAAGTCTGACAGCCATGTTGAATTGTATTTAGTATCAGTGTTGCATTTGAAACTATATGAAATAAAGTCAGAATGTTttcggaaggaaaaaaaatgtcattgtttttattcAGTAGATTGTTtaaagggggcggggcaattGCCAATACAGGTTATGAGCTAGTCTGTGAAGCTTTATCGTGAGGAAAAAGACATTTAATAGCAAATGCGGGGAGCTTTGTGTCCGAAAAAGTGAATCCACTAAAGAGCCGAGGAAATAAACAAAAGCTTGTTTTCCGTGCGTGCCTTTTAAATTTCCTCTCTGTGTCATCAAAAACATGTCGACAAGAGGCCTCTTGTtttcatgcaaacacacacatgcacacccgTGGTTTTCTCCTTTTGGTCTCTGAGGTGATGTCACAGGCCGTTTCATCTTCAGGCCTTCAAAGGCTGACCAGATTTCACCATATGGGGTTGCTTTATTGAGTCTCTCGTCTTCTGTTCTTCTGTTCAATCAGCATCTTGGGGGGGGTCAGGCTCTTATATCTGTTCTCACCTAATGAGCTTTAAATGGTGTGGGAATGAAAATCCAAGCCAATCTGTGTCCTCCAGTTGTGCCTTGTAAAATAATGCTCGTCTGTGTTATTTCGCTTAATATGTCCCCTGCTGGGCTCCAGATCACTGCAAAGATATTCTCAGCGAACAGCTGCATCCTCATTCGGAATCTCATGCCTGAACGCTCGCGCTTGCACAcacaaaaggggaaaaaagcgaaaaaaaggaaggaagaGCATTCGAGTACAGTATTTTAACAAGGCACAGTCAGTAAAAATGGCCGACATCCAGCCTTCGTAGAGATTTCCACGGTAATTGTcctccaaaaaaaacattttaggatgccaagagcaattttcagCATGTTGGAACTTCTGATTGATATTTTTATGAAACAATAAAGTTAATAACCGCCATTGGCTGGCACCCAGTCTGCAGGGGAAAGCGCCAGCTCAACTACGactaaatgaggacaagctttaaACTGAATATGGAGTATCGAATGAAGCATTCCGGAAACTTCACTTAACTCCTTTCCATCGACTGAACAGTACAGTGATCCCTGCTATTTCGcgttttcgtttatcgcggcttcactacatcgcggattttttttccaagttaaaaaaacatttaaaagtcaaaattaaacttctaaattgaggtctAACctataggacaatgtagtattgctccaaatgttcatttacattcctttagaagtccgttttcgcgtgttggtGTAACCCAGGTTAACATTTGTCCGAGACTTAAGGCCAGGCTGGTTAAGTGCATCTTCATTTTTGTATTTCAGACGTCGACATCTCAGCACCGGCGGTCCGGACAAGACGTCAACGGTGACTCTGGTACCATCCTCAAACCACATTTGTGGCTGGCCAATACTGTAGTTTACATCAAGTGCTTCGATACAAAGACAAAAGTGGTAGAAAGTAGTCCCTCTTGTTCACATTCCAAAGTGGAGGCCGTGTCACTCCCAACCTCCTCCGCATGTGTCCATACAAGTTTCACAATACATATCAACTAATCCCCTTATTAAGAATCCAATGCGAGATGCTCTAACAGCACATTCCACATCATCAAATAAAATATGTCCTGTCCTGTTCCCTCGCAAATGCCGTATAACAGGAATTAAATTTGGCATGTGCTCATTATGCACAACTTCAAAAGTTGTGCGAAGTACTAAATTGTTAGCCTCTGTTGCGCAACAATACTTCAGGCCACTATTATCCTGTCTTGAATGGAGCGAAAAGGGTTAGAAAAATGTTGATGAGGTCATAAATCATGCGGAAAGAAAAGCACTTTTCTCAAATACTCCTCTCGAGACGCTTTGGCGAGCACGGCAGCCGACCTTTCAGTTCTACTGAAAGGACACAGCCGGATTGGGTCAACTCACGAGAGATTCCTCAATCAGGTTCTCATtggaaacaaacaaagcaagaagaaaaagctCTTGTAGGCAGATGTTCGATTTCCTTTCATATGGACGTGGACCAagtatgcctttttttttttttctttgaccttATTGGCCTTTAAATGATGTCAGAATCCCATGAGGGATCTTTGACTGATTGGctataattggaaaaaaaacatttgcacagTCAGGACGCATAAACATGAACAGAACACGGGAAAAACACGACAGATAACCTGGTTGTTGTGTCTGTGTTGTGAAATAATAATTCCCGCTCGCTCAGACTTTTTTTCCCACGTGCACGTCGGAAGATTTGCACCGGAGGAATGACGATCTGTGATTGGTGGGGCGGCTTTCATCTGTATCGTTAATCTCTCGTAATGGAGCATGATtacgccgtttttttttttttaacccagccCATGTACTTACTGATAAATGAGTCTGCAACGTAGCTTCCAACTTTTCCTGGTCTGGTACTCGAGTACTTGTTTCGAGCAACTACAGATGCCCCATTTCATTTGGTGCAAACAGGACACCAACATAAAAAGGCATCAAGGGAATCTCAAGTCATGCCGAAGACCGCTGTCATTTAATAAAAGAAAATTGCCAAGCTAGCAAGTGGCCAGCAAGGTAAATCCCAACAGGAGGAGAGCTGTGACAGTTTGAGGTTTGATGAGACGCCGCAGCTCGGACAAACAAAGAACACACTTTATCTCGTCTCTCTGCTCCCTCCAGATAAAGAGACTTGACTTGCGGCAATCCATAGTTGGTTCATTCTCCTTCAGAGGTGTATAGATCTCGGCTCAAGGTTGTAGGGACCATGTCAGGGAACTTGTGTGGTGACCCTCAATGTCTGCAGTAAGTataaaataagataaaataaaaataataaaaataataaaataaaataatataaaataaaacaaaataaaataaaataaaataaaataaaaaaattgaaattgaaaatgaaaatgaaaataataataataaaataaaattatatatttttttgttcccttttGAAGCAAATGGGTGATGTCATTCTGCTGCCATGTCAACCTCCAGGCCTCTGTAGACTTCATACGAGACGGCTGTCTGCTTAACACCTGGAGGCGAAGCCAGCGAGGTAATTACGTCTGCACGCAACCATCATTAACCCGTCGTGCTTCAATTGGAGTACAGAAAGGCCCCTCGTTGTTGTAGCAGAGAGAGAGCGTGAGAATTGGTGACGAGCCGGTGAAATGTCAAACGGGATCGAACAAATGTGTGTGAGCGCGCTGTTAATAACGGCTGGAATTTGCAGTTGCTGTTTCATCATGTCGCTGAGAGGGCTGGATTGATGCCAGCGTCGGGATGAGCGACGCTTATCCTTGCCCTCAACTGCAAAGTTGAAGGAATTCAGGGGAAGGGCAGAAAGGAAGTCACACACAgtcaatgacaaaaaaatttTGGGAGGTATGTCTTCATTTTTAATCTGTTtgccttggtggaggtctgtGCTCTAATGCATGAACAGCCAATAAAGCTCACTTTTGATTAACATTGAACAGTTTGAGATTGATGTGAACGATGACACCTTGAAGGTATTATTTAAAACTTGACTTTGTGGACTTGATGTTAATGGGATCTCACGTTCATGAATCATTTTGAGTCTTATGGAGCCTGTCAAGGTTTCAATGACATATTCCCCTTTAGAGAAAAGGAAGCGGTAGCATACTGAATATTGTGGAATATTTATTAACTTTGAaggcaaaaaaatgcaaatacagcATGTTTTTGTACATACATGAAGGTATAAAAATATTATTCTCTTAGAAAACATATTAGGAAAATATACAGATATAATTAAGAGTTTGATGTTGTGTTTACATgatgccaaataaaaaaatctggggAAATAGTTACTACTTAGGTATAGCACCTCTCTCAGGTCCTGTTACTGAATATTGTGGAATATTTATTAACTTTGAaggcaaaaaaatgcaaatacagcATGTTTTTGTACATATATGAaggtataaaaatataattttcttATAAAACATATTAGGAAAATATACAGATCTAATTAAGAGTTTGACGTTGTGTTTACATGATGCCAAATAAAAAATCGGAGGAAATAGTTACTACTTAAGTGTAGCACGTCTCTCAGGTCCTGTTTACATGGGAGGGGCACACATTGTGGTCTAACCACTCGAAACCGAAAGGCAGCTGCTGGTGGAGCTCAACCTCCATTTCTTCGACGCCTTACGAGACTTTTTCAGAGTTAGTGGAGGCGAGGCGATGCTCAGGTTCCTGATCTTGTTCAAATTGTTCCTTAGGTTATCCTGCCTGCTCTCCGAGGTGCTGCTGGTCTCCTTGGAGGTCAACTGCTCGGGGCGACACAGGCCGGCCTTCAAGCAGCAGTGACACAGGAGCTTAGCCATTGCTCTCCTCATGTCGCCGCTGCCCAGCGCGTAGATGATAGGATTGAGGCCTGAATTGAGGACAGCCAGGGAGATGAAGACATCGGCGCTGAAGAGCGGCGCGCACTGCCGGGACTTGCAGAAGAAgtccaccagcagcagcaggaatAGCGGCCCCCAGCAGAGCATGAAGACCCCCACGATGGTGATGACTGTTTTAAGCAGAGCGAGGGAGCGCTTGCGGCATCGCTGCTGCGCGCTTTTGTGTACGTGACTGTAGATGGCGCCGTAGAGCATGCCGATAGccaggaggatgatgatgaagatgatgagggAGAACAAGATGTAGGTCTTGGAGTAGAGTGGGAGGAGGGTGGAGCATCCCTCGAGACTGCACACACAGTTCCAGCCCAATAAGGGAAGGAAGCCAATCACCAGAGCCAAAACCCAGCAGAGGGCCACCAGGCCGTAAATCCTGTAGTAGGTGCTCCTGGTTGACTTCTGAGGCAGTGGCGTCATTATCGTCACGTAACGCTCCACTGCAATTAATAACAAACTAAAAATCGATGCGGCCAGGGCGACAAACAGCAAGCCCTCACGGAAAAGCCAAAGCGCAGGCGTCAACTGGAAAGTCCGACTACCGGACATGCAGATGTTAACCAGGTAGGCCACACCGGTTAGAAGGTCACTGAGGGTGATGTTGGCAATGCACACGTACACCCAACGCCAACTGCGGCAGATGCGAGAAATGACAGCCACCAACACCAGAGAATTCTCCAGGATGATGAGAATGCTTACAATGAGGAAGATGATCATGGTGACGCTGATGTTCTGAGAATTTGAAATCGTTCTGTTCCTCAGACGGCCCGTGTGGTTGTAATGACGCAGGATCACGTGGTTGATATCGGAGATGTTCGTGAGGGAGTCGTTGCCAAGGAAAGTAATGGATGAATGATACAAGTGAGGGCAGGAGGATGAGGTGCTGAGGGAGATGGAAAGATCCATGGCTGCTTCTCAGATGGGAGGATGAGGACCAGAACCAGGTTGGGTTTAGCTGCCGGGGGGTGAATTTGAAACTGGACAACACACACCTGACAAGACAGAGAGCAAAATAAACATCACTGCAGGAAGAGGGCAAGCCGAATTTACGGTTATTTCAAACGGAAAAATAGCAAAAACGTGCTTACAGTCTACTTTTTACACCCTGATCATAATTCATGTATTAATCACAGTGATACCTTGAAATACGAGTGCCTTGACTTATGCTTTGTGTGCTTTATGTTCCCGCCGCTAGAGGGCACTAGCAAACATTACAATATCCCACCACGATCAAATCgctcagaagaagaagaaaagaagacGAGAAGACGACAAATATAATaagacaaagaagaagaaaaaagaaaaggagaagGTTATGCAGGATAGTCTATATGCAGagcatatataatttttttctcaaTAAGAAACAAATATGTTCCAAAatacttgtgtttttttaaagtcattttAAGATACGTGTATAGTCACAGTACCTCTACATTTTTCTTAAATAGGCTTATTCAGTCATTTGAGTATACTTTGAGTATATTGACAAACTACAACAATCGTAAAAACTTTAATTAACTTACATAAGTTCAGTTGTGTTTACCAGGAAGCTACACATTGTAAGTATATCTGACTTTTACTGAATTATTCAAGTAAGTTTGGGTTAGTTTGCAGGGTTATGTAAATATATGTATTGAGCATGTCCCTTTTGATGAAAATATGCATTCAGTATCTTTTAATTGCATTGCAGAGTTTAGAGGATGCATACCAACTCCATATATTTCTCTTTTATAATCTGAAAGGTTGGaaaaaaatagtcttacaaAGCATAAAGAATATATCATTTTAATTATGCAGCCATTACTTTCAATATCAATAAAACCTTGATTTaataatcatttaatttgaactgcaaataATTCTGGCGCGATCAAACGTGCCATCTACTTCCTCACTGGAGGTTTGCCAATTTAAAAGGCATCATTTAAATGCCTCACTCATGTGGTGAACACAGTATGGACCAGAAGCAGATGCTGAGGGTATTTAAATCGCAGCAGGATGCATTTGAACCATTTCTCCTAAAGCAAATTAAATGCAAGTACAAAGTGTcggcagaaaaacaaaaataaatctgcAGTATCAAATCTTGAGAATTAATACCATCTCTTTTCTCGGAAATCTGTATCGCTCAGCCTAAAATCAATTTCTCAAATTTTTGTCTGAGGGCACCAAAAGCTTTTATTGATCCTCACGAAACTTGAGAAAATGATATCTCTCTGAATACAAACGGGTTATTTCATAAATCAAAATCTATTcaatcaaaatgaaataaaaagtggATTTTATGCTATTTAATAATGAATCACAAATAATTAttagacagaaaaaaagagtGCAATGCCAATGAGTACTTACTGTGGCTGTTTCTGATGATGATGCAGAGTGCATGAGATGCACTTGCCGCTGACTACTGTTTTTTTCAGCCCATCTTTGATGGGGAAGTAACCCAGAAAGCGTTCACACCCATCACACGCGTGCGATATGCAACACAGATTGCCACCACATTTCTTGCACCATATGATGAAGGTGATGAAAGGTGCACACTTTTTGAACAAGTGCAACATTCAAACTTGTTATTTTATTACATTCAAAAACAAGCAATAAAGTTGAAACCATTAACATTATGGAATTGGATTGGATTGTCATGAGCTCTCTCGTCACCAATTATTATTTGACCTCCCTTAACGTGTATTCGTCATACAAAAAGCTGACAATTGATTATATTATAATTACTTAGTAAACTTTACATTTTACTGAAGctttaaataaatgtgtgagttgtttgtttatttttggtttGATCATTGCAGTCTGCTTGCTTCAGGGCCAATTGGACTATTAATATACTGCTGTGAAAAAAATACTTGTGTATTTGTGgtattttatttcactttttttaatgtacaTTACTGCCACCTACAGCACTGGAGTGCAACAGTCTGCCCTTTATTTTATGTCCAATTGCATTTTAGAATCGTACTTTTTTAGAGGGGTGGTGAATGGGACAAGGAAGAAGCTATTAGATTTTAGTGCTGATCCAAATAAAGGTGCAGATCGattcatcttttctttttttttcacctcttATTGCCGTTAGGGTATGCTTGCATGAAAGGTGCGACTTCTACCTACAGCAGCTGAACGGTATCACCTgacatttcacaaatttttccccagttAAATCATAAACATGCTGAGCACTCCTGGGCCTTAGTGGAGGTCTGCAAGGTTGGATTTACACCATGAGGTTGAAGTGACATAATTCATTCAAGAGCTGCTATCAGCCATAATTCACCCTCACGCTGACCCAAAGCTCAAGCTTGTTATTGTCCATCTTAACCTTTCATAGatgttcttttgtctttttttctgtcGTTGTGAAAGACAATTGAGATACATTGCAAAGCAAGAATGCACTTCCTCACCATCGCTACGGTATGTGAAGCGAATGACATACTTATTTGACCTACATTTGTAGCTAATGAGGCATGACATTCATGGGCCTCGCCCATGAAAGTCTTTTACTTTGGATATCAGTTCTGCTTTTTTgagttttaaaacaaaaatgacatctGAATTCACTCGACACATCATGACGTGCatcttttacattttaaattgcattttttcccccaatatTTTGACAAACTTCTCATTACTAAGCAGCGGCAATTGTTAAATTGTGCAGGTATATGAAGTTTTTGGTAAATATAAACCAAAGTACGATAATGATACTATGATATTGCAAGTGCTTTACTCTAAATGTCATAACAGTTCTGCGTTGAGGCTGGTGGTGGAAATGGAATgaggaaaacaaacaagcaactgCAACGATGTGCGAACAACACCCTGTTGACGGTTGAAAACGCCCTCATTCTCAACGTATAACTTCAGACAGCACTTCAACCACAAAAGTCACCTCAACCTCTACCTGTGTCTTCAACGTGCCAGTCATTCATATCAGGCTGAGAAGTgtgcaaaaatgtttttggtgctacactcattttttttgttccataaAAGCAGTGCATTCAAGGTTAGGGTGTAGTGGCTCAGTCTATTTTGTAAATTATACTGCATCATTTGACAAATCTGCAGAATCTCAGCaggcttacaaaaaaaaaaaaaaaaaaaaacttctgtgATGTTTGTGTAAGTTGTTGGCCAGTGTGGTTATGTTGGTGGACAATGCAGCTGACTCATTCAAATGACACAGTGACGTGTAATATCTATCAGCGTGAAGAAGTCGACATCTTGTGGACAGAAAGTAGAATTACAATGTTTtgcttgaaaataaaaaatgtgtatCTCCATCAAATAAGCAATGCGGtgctgaaaaaaacaaaatactgttATACAAAATGTGGATGTACTTTTAACAGTAATTAAAGATCAATTGTGGAGAGTGATTAAATATTCATTTTTAGTTCGTTTATTGGTTTTTGTACTAGTTAttgtttgaaaataatttttatcACGAGCATTTCGGTACATCGACCTCGATCCAAATATCAAACAACTGCACAAAAATACGTTTCATAACTTGCGTGTAAAATTCGACACTTTCTATTTTAAAGCTAAAGGGGGCGCTGTTACTCATACCAGTTACTTATATCCCGCACCACCAATGCAAATACTGTAGGGGGCACTGTTGTCCCAGAAAAGTACTTTTGAATGCAACAGCGCGCCCTCGTTGAaggcaaccttttttttttcactcaacttttttttttttccccccttccgcGGCTTCTTTCAGCCTGGCTGCTGTTATTAAGGCAGAAAAGATAGGaagtggcgacaggctagctggtTAGCCGGCCAGTAAGCAGTTCATTTTCCCTGCGTCAAATGTGCTTTTGAACACCTTTTTAGCCAAGGGACGCCTCTTCTTTGTTTCACTAAGGCGTACGAGGAAGCTACTTTTTTTTGTCcgtcattttatttttggtttCCGCGCCGGTTTGATTCTCGTTGTCGCATCTTTGTCCGTCTCCGGTGTTGTTAGCCCCCCTCCTTCTAGACTGCCAAGACAGGTTTGAAGCAATCCTCATACAAACAAGACACGGATATACCAGCAAGTTGGTcgctgcttttttatttttatcagtaGCTTAGCTTTATTAGTGGGAGCTACTGTGAAGAGCAACACAATGGAACAAGCAGCGAAAAAAGGTACGTTCATGTTTTATTCCATATTAGCTCGGTGTGACACATTGTTTGggacaaaagtttttttttaagacagctACACACGGAATAATTTGGAAGCATATGGATATTTCCCAATGGCTCTCGGTTAGTGTAGTGACAAGAGCAGAGAAGGGAAGTAATAAATGCAGCCTATGAGAGTGAACTGGCTCCTGTGAAGGTTTGTTAACTTTGTTAAAAGTGTCAAGAGAAATAACTTGTTTGTCGACTGACACGAATGCTAGCATCTTTGTAATGTTTGCATGAGTTGTCTGTCTCAACTTGTTGCTCATCAACGTTCCCAGACTTTCCCCCCTCTCCAAATAAAAATGACTAACACACCGAtaaagtgtttcccaaccttgcaCACTTGGTAAAAATCTCACGCCACACCTCCACATGAAAGTGTCACAGAGAAAGAAATGATCCTGAAAGACAGTGTGAttgctttacctttcatttaaACATCTTGGCCCTAGATAGATGATCAAAGATCACCATTTTGCACTAAATATCTGAATATTTAAACCACTTCAGTGTTCatagaagaaacacaatatttaTCCATTCAATTTCTATGGCACTTGAAGCATTGGGCGATTTTGGGTGAATAAAAATCCCAATTTTTCTTTACCATGTCCAAAAGAATTGATGGATTTGCTCTCAAGCTATTTTCAGGCTTTGATTCATTTTATTGTGTCAGAAGACATTTATTATTGATGTGCACTAGTCATGGTTATGCTCCATGTGTTCTAAATGAAAAGAAAGTGGTTAAACTGCTGGCATTGATATTCATGCCTAGGCTTAAAAGTGTCTTAACATGACTCAGTTGAACCATGCTCATGTTTCGATTGATTTAAAAGTCATTTCCACTGAGATGTGAAATGATTACCCTTCCCCTGCTTACACTACCTTTATCCCAGGTTCTTTATTTGCATTCAGGGTGAAACAGTTGCAATTCCCCACAAACGCCTTTGATTCTAAGAAGCAGAACAGGCCAAAACAAATGGTTCAATATATTGCAAGCTGCAGGACCAAGTACTCTTATGATGACTAATGTCCTGATGgtggaaaaaagaaatcatAAGCAGGAACATtacaattacacacacacataatgctCCTTGCTTTGCTAGAGCATCTCACAATGTCTTTTCCATTGCTTTGATTTAGTCTTGTCCAAAATAGCGTTTTCACATGTATTTGTAGGCTTGATTTGGGGTTGCTAAGCTCACACAAGATTTAAAAATGAAGGTTGTCGTAATTAAAGGGTTTTCTTAAGATGGAACGCCTGACATGGGCTAAttctttggaaaatatttgactCACAAATCATCAGTGCTGGCAGTGTAAGAATAGCCACAGAATAGAAAATGAACTGATTACAAATAGGGTCAGGCTGCAACCATTTTTATCACAATGCTAACGTAAGTAGCATCTAATTAGCTTTATAGAAACGATTACTGTATAAGACTTTGGAGGTTCCCCTGCATGAGAATCTCATTCCTCACGCACTAGACATTTTGCTTGTAAAAAAATCTATCAATTGCTCCACCCCCACTGAAGACTCGCATTGCAACACATTCTAACCTTTGCGATTTCAAGCAGCCTTTCCTCTTTCCACACCATATCTTTAAAGCGCTTCTTTTCACTCGGGCAGTCCACCAAACAGCTATTTTGTCATGTCTTGAATCGAAAAGAGCCCATATGGTGCGCTGCTATTAATGGTGGCTTCTGGCTGCAGAAATGGTCGAGGGTGGGCTGCCGAAGAGATGGGGGGAGGGCGCTCGCAGTTGGTCCTCACATCCTGGTGGATACAATTCTGTCTTGCTGTGGATGACTAGATAATGGGTCAGAAGCCACAGATATGCTGAGCTTCTTCACATGATTTGAACTGACTCGTGTATATTTCCTTCCCCCTGGCATATCATTGATGTTATATATCAAACCAATAGCTTTGTGTTTTCCCTTGAGTGTTAAGCTCGGACTGTTTGGGATGTCGGATATGGTCCAAAACATGAAACATTGGCTAGTTCAATTGAGGAAATTGGGTCACTTGTCACTGGTTTCTGAATATGCTTATGCTCAGTGTATGCGCAGGATCAGCTGATTGGGCACGCTTTGCTGACTgccatgttgaaaaaaaaataggtgccAGAAATACACATGGAAGTGACTCTTCCGCTTTTGTAAGCAAAACGTGAAGTTAAcacgacaacaaaagactttgaGACATCGGCGGTTTTGATTAATTGTTTTTAGTCACTACATCAAGCTTTTTGTCCGAACAAGGACGGCAGAGCGGGTTAGCAGCCGCACTGTGATTTCTAATTGGTCCCTTAACAGCGGGTTTTCTCGCTTTTGTTCAGCTGCTGTGCTGGGCTAAGCTTTTTGTAGGTTAGCCTCGTTGACGAAAACACAATCCTCATCATTAGAAGAAAGTGATGCATTGTGGTGTTTGACTTTTCTGGTTcaggtaaatattttttttttgtctgggatGAATACAAAAGAAGTTGGCAGAACAAAAGCGACATGACGATAAAGATTATTTTTACCTCACAAAGTGAAGGGAAGGAACTTGGCCAAATATGTTTGGCGTGTTGCGacgtgtttttattttctctttttttgccAATGTGCTCATGAGGAAGATATTTGGATTACAGCAATACAAACCGTCTCCTCGCAGGGATTTTCTTGTTCGACCTCACGCTGCGCATCAGCAGAAGACATCATCCCAAATCTCATGTGTTGATAATTTCAATCCAATATTTCTTCTTCAACAGAACTCTAATAGGTCATCGAGTGTGATTCATAAATAATgacgcttgttgacgctgtaccAAAAATGTGTTGAGCAGATGAACGGAAAAATGGAGGTCGGGGAGGAGAAATGTGCCACCGGTGTGCGCTTTTGTGTGCACTCCAGGGTCCGCCTTTCTTCTATGGAAGAAAAGGCCTTTCactttgcataaaaaaaaaaaacgtaaatgGAGAGGGTGCCATGACCTGTTCTTCTTTATACACTGGAGCAGATGGAGAGCAAAAATGACTGCATGAAGATGATGAGGGAGATTG from Syngnathus scovelli strain Florida chromosome 10, RoL_Ssco_1.2, whole genome shotgun sequence harbors:
- the s1pr4 gene encoding sphingosine 1-phosphate receptor 4; the protein is MDLSISLSTSSSCPHLYHSSITFLGNDSLTNISDINHVILRHYNHTGRLRNRTISNSQNISVTMIIFLIVSILIILENSLVLVAVISRICRSWRWVYVCIANITLSDLLTGVAYLVNICMSGSRTFQLTPALWLFREGLLFVALAASIFSLLLIAVERYVTIMTPLPQKSTRSTYYRIYGLVALCWVLALVIGFLPLLGWNCVCSLEGCSTLLPLYSKTYILFSLIIFIIILLAIGMLYGAIYSHVHKSAQQRCRKRSLALLKTVITIVGVFMLCWGPLFLLLLVDFFCKSRQCAPLFSADVFISLAVLNSGLNPIIYALGSGDMRRAMAKLLCHCCLKAGLCRPEQLTSKETSSTSESRQDNLRNNLNKIRNLSIASPPLTLKKSRKASKKWRLSSTSSCLSVSSG